A genomic stretch from Arachis stenosperma cultivar V10309 chromosome 3, arast.V10309.gnm1.PFL2, whole genome shotgun sequence includes:
- the LOC130967907 gene encoding uncharacterized protein LOC130967907: MEECNNKKRVRDDSDAESPESKIPRVDSPVSQLTRVNSAESCEESGGWELVRIESENSVVEELHGEILNILDDMDNVAERDSTFQGLDSVIKSFEEEILAPGQDSNPVPEFGDFIPNLGYLLEASDDELGLPPTVTPNEEVKPEIEESGRVGPDGLDLTGFLGIEDDFRGYEAFGFGNGGLVDYDDSENGYVMIDGLFDYADTTDILWRPESLQAM; encoded by the coding sequence ATGGAGGAATGCAACAACAAGAAGCGAGTTCGGGACGACTCGGACGCCGAGTCGCCCGAGTCCAAGATTCCTCGAGTTGACTCGCCCGTTTCTCAGCTCACCCGGGTTAACTCAGCCGAGTCGTGCGAGGAATCGGGAGGATGGGAACTCGTTCGGATCGAATCAGAGAACTCGGTGGTTGAGGAGCTCCACGGTGAAATCCTCAACATTCTTGACGATATGGACAATGTGGCGGAGCGTGACTCAACCTTCCAAGGCCTTGACTCCGTCATCAAGAGCTTCGAGGAAGAAATACTCGCACCGGGTCAAGATTCGAACCCGGTTCCCGAATTCGGGGATTTCATTCCGAACTTGGGATATCTCTTGGAGGCATCGGATGACGAACTAGGGCTGCCGCCGACGGTAACACCGAACGAGGAGGTTAAGCCTGAAATCGAAGAATCGGGTCGGGTTGGTCCGGACGGATTGGACCTAACCGGATTTCTAGGGATTGAAGATGATTTCAGGGGATACGAAGCATTTGGGTTTGGTAATGGTGGGTTGGTGGACTACGATGACAGCGAAAACGGTTACGTAATGATAGACGGGTTGTTTGATTATGCTGATACGACGGATATTTTATGGCGGCCGGAGTCGTTGCAGGCCATGTAA